One genomic segment of Siphonobacter curvatus includes these proteins:
- a CDS encoding Uma2 family endonuclease — MANLQRTFISQEEYLQIERTTTVRSEYFNGQLLAMSSLNERVADTVSVHDAIQANLSRAIQEQLSERGSGHCFTDDQRVFVADKNFYTYPDLAITAGEPQFSDDQVDTLLNPTVLIEVSSAGSSNYDRGSKFENYRSLESLQEYLVVDSRRIYAELWRKNESQHWALVLQAEHGSDMVHLQSIDAYLLIDDVYNQIENLPEEEFTIR; from the coding sequence ATGGCTAACCTTCAGCGAACATTTATTAGTCAGGAAGAATACCTGCAAATCGAGCGTACCACAACCGTACGAAGCGAGTATTTCAACGGCCAGCTCCTGGCCATGAGTAGTTTGAATGAGCGAGTGGCCGACACCGTTAGCGTACACGATGCCATTCAGGCCAACCTGAGCCGGGCTATCCAAGAGCAGTTAAGCGAACGGGGAAGCGGGCATTGTTTCACGGACGATCAGCGAGTTTTCGTAGCCGACAAGAATTTCTACACGTATCCCGATTTGGCCATTACGGCGGGTGAACCCCAATTTTCGGACGATCAGGTCGATACGCTGCTGAACCCGACGGTATTGATTGAAGTTTCTTCGGCGGGTAGTAGTAATTACGACCGGGGGAGTAAGTTTGAAAACTACCGGAGTCTCGAAAGTCTGCAGGAATATCTGGTGGTGGATTCCCGTCGCATCTATGCCGAGCTATGGCGAAAAAATGAGTCGCAGCACTGGGCTCTGGTACTACAGGCTGAGCACGGTTCGGATATGGTGCACCTGCAATCGATTGATGCGTATCTGCTGATCGATGACGTGTACAACCAGATTGAAAATTTACCGGAAGAAGAATTTACGATCCGGTAA
- a CDS encoding DNA polymerase III subunit gamma/tau, whose translation MEDKQFVVSARKYRPVTFDSVVGQSHITTTLKNAIRTHHLAQAFLFCGPRGVGKTTCARILAKTINCLRLDDHVEPCGECENCVAFQNNASLNVHELDAASNNSVEDIRNLIDQVRYPPQMGSKKVYIIDEVHMLSTSAFNAFLKTLEEPPSYAIFILATTEKHKILPTILSRCQIFDFNRIQIKDMADHLASIAQQEDIIAEYDALELIAQKADGGLRDALSMFDLNVTFSKDGQIHYHDVLNNLHILDYDYYFRLTDALLAGSVPQTWLLFDEILRKGFDGHQFVVGLIEHFRNLMVCKDPSTVRLLQVSESVQNRYLEQSAKTSLSFLLSAMSLGSQCDINYKQAKQQRLHVEITLSKMAHLPSVLNLAGLPTQSDTEEAEKKKSTEPVTSPVVSQTAVTPPPVVTPVLPAVVAETPAPEPTPVVAPVIAPPVVAEVPAEPVTPPPPARPVKAMNGSSRLKVTIDLNNFEEKSEASSEQKEAIIQLRQPYTEEDLHKAWAEFVEIRRGKGSMTEVVMLDRVFTLEGHVIQLGLDNPVQLELLSDLKTDLLTYLRQTLKNGQIQIHGFLVEHQTSRQPYTQAEKFNYLAEKNPALLELKNSLGLDFDW comes from the coding sequence ATGGAAGATAAGCAGTTTGTGGTTTCGGCACGGAAGTATCGTCCGGTGACATTCGATTCGGTAGTGGGACAGTCGCACATTACAACGACGCTCAAAAACGCCATTCGAACCCATCACCTGGCTCAGGCCTTTTTGTTTTGCGGTCCACGGGGCGTAGGCAAGACGACCTGTGCCCGTATTCTGGCAAAAACGATCAATTGCCTTCGTCTGGACGATCACGTAGAACCCTGCGGGGAATGTGAAAACTGCGTGGCGTTTCAGAACAATGCTTCGCTGAACGTACACGAATTGGATGCGGCCTCCAACAACTCCGTCGAAGACATTCGGAACCTGATCGATCAGGTACGCTATCCGCCCCAGATGGGTAGTAAAAAAGTGTACATCATTGACGAGGTACACATGCTTTCGACGAGTGCCTTTAATGCGTTTCTAAAAACGTTGGAAGAGCCGCCGAGCTACGCCATTTTCATTCTGGCGACGACGGAGAAACACAAAATTCTGCCCACGATTCTGAGTCGTTGTCAGATTTTTGATTTCAACCGGATTCAGATCAAGGATATGGCCGATCACTTGGCCTCGATCGCTCAGCAAGAAGACATTATAGCGGAGTACGATGCTCTGGAGCTGATCGCTCAGAAAGCCGACGGTGGGTTAAGGGACGCTTTGTCGATGTTCGATTTGAACGTTACCTTTTCTAAGGATGGTCAGATTCATTACCACGATGTATTGAATAACCTGCACATTCTGGACTACGATTATTACTTCCGCCTGACTGATGCTTTGTTGGCAGGAAGTGTACCCCAGACCTGGCTCCTGTTCGACGAAATTCTGCGAAAAGGCTTCGACGGACACCAGTTTGTGGTCGGGTTAATCGAGCATTTCCGAAATCTGATGGTCTGTAAAGATCCATCGACGGTACGCTTATTACAAGTTTCTGAATCGGTCCAGAATCGTTACCTCGAACAATCGGCGAAAACCTCGCTGTCGTTCCTACTATCGGCGATGAGCCTGGGCAGTCAGTGCGACATCAATTACAAACAGGCGAAACAGCAACGGCTGCACGTTGAGATTACGCTTTCGAAGATGGCTCACCTGCCTTCCGTACTCAATCTGGCCGGGTTGCCTACGCAGTCCGATACGGAAGAAGCCGAAAAAAAAAAGTCAACTGAACCCGTAACGTCACCCGTAGTTAGCCAAACGGCCGTTACTCCTCCCCCGGTTGTTACGCCGGTCCTTCCTGCTGTCGTAGCAGAAACGCCTGCACCTGAGCCAACCCCTGTGGTTGCTCCCGTAATAGCTCCACCCGTGGTGGCAGAAGTGCCTGCGGAGCCGGTTACGCCTCCACCGCCTGCTCGCCCAGTCAAAGCGATGAACGGTAGTTCCCGGTTGAAGGTGACCATTGACCTGAATAATTTCGAGGAGAAATCAGAAGCTTCTTCGGAACAGAAAGAGGCCATTATTCAACTTCGACAGCCGTATACGGAAGAAGACCTCCACAAGGCCTGGGCAGAATTCGTAGAAATTCGTCGGGGAAAAGGCTCGATGACGGAAGTGGTTATGCTGGATCGTGTTTTCACCCTGGAAGGGCACGTTATTCAGTTAGGGCTGGACAATCCGGTACAACTGGAACTACTCAGCGATTTGAAAACGGACTTGCTGACGTACCTGCGGCAGACGCTAAAGAACGGTCAAATTCAAATTCACGGCTTTCTGGTTGAACATCAAACGAGTCGTCAGCCCTATACGCAGGCCGAAAAATTTAATTATCTCGCTGAGAAAAATCCCGCTCTGCTCGAATTAAAAAATAGTCTGGGATTGGATTTCGACTGGTAA
- a CDS encoding 2-phosphosulfolactate phosphatase, translating into MKQIDVCLTPELLYQHKIDNAIVVVVDIFRATSCMVTGFAYGVQSIIPVASIDECVKLRDQGYYAAAERNGMTPDGFDLDNSPFSYMNEKFVGSTIAVTTTNGTLAITKSRAAVKVMIGSFLNLEALAAYLRTQQYDVLVLCAGWKGKPNLEDTLFAGALVNRLQNDFMISEDAAMMAQRLYVGAQNDLLGFVANSSHVRRLHRLGIHKDISYCLQHDLYDVLPVLRGNQLVRM; encoded by the coding sequence ATGAAACAAATAGACGTCTGCCTGACTCCCGAGTTGCTGTATCAGCACAAAATTGATAATGCTATTGTTGTGGTTGTGGATATTTTTCGGGCCACTTCCTGTATGGTTACTGGCTTCGCATATGGCGTACAATCGATTATTCCAGTGGCGAGTATCGATGAGTGTGTTAAACTACGCGATCAGGGCTACTACGCCGCTGCAGAACGCAACGGCATGACTCCCGATGGTTTCGATCTGGATAACTCTCCCTTCAGTTACATGAACGAAAAGTTTGTCGGTTCGACCATTGCCGTAACCACTACAAATGGTACGCTGGCTATTACTAAGTCGCGGGCTGCAGTGAAAGTGATGATTGGGTCATTTCTGAACCTGGAAGCATTAGCAGCCTATCTGCGAACGCAGCAGTACGACGTGCTGGTGCTATGTGCGGGCTGGAAAGGCAAACCCAACCTGGAAGATACCCTGTTTGCCGGAGCGTTGGTGAATCGGTTGCAGAATGACTTCATGATTTCCGAAGACGCCGCTATGATGGCTCAACGCTTGTACGTAGGAGCTCAAAATGATTTACTGGGCTTTGTCGCTAATTCTTCCCACGTACGCCGCCTGCACCGATTAGGCATTCACAAAGACATTTCGTATTGTCTACAACATGACTTGTATGATGTCCTGCCGGTTTTACGGGGCAATCAACTGGTACGGATGTAG
- a CDS encoding LytR/AlgR family response regulator transcription factor: protein MKVRCLLVDDEPLAINLIKNHLSHLDSFEVVASCPNAVKALEVLRSTPVDLLFLDINMPKLTGLEFLRALKNPPAVIITTAYREYALDGYDLDVVDYLLKPITFNRFINAIDRYLRRIAVVNPVESVASQSFLHVRAAGKIHRLPLDQILFIESVKDYLVFHMPDHTITAKYKIGAMESEIKSRSFLRVHRSFIINTDKISSYTASEIQLGKIEIPIGASYKEYVYKLLESSKLNS, encoded by the coding sequence ATGAAAGTACGATGTCTTCTGGTGGATGACGAACCCTTGGCCATCAACCTAATCAAAAACCACTTATCTCATCTGGATAGCTTTGAAGTAGTAGCCAGCTGTCCCAATGCGGTTAAAGCCCTGGAGGTACTTCGGTCAACACCCGTGGATCTTTTGTTCTTGGACATTAATATGCCTAAACTTACGGGACTGGAGTTTCTCCGAGCCTTAAAAAATCCGCCTGCCGTGATTATTACGACTGCCTATCGGGAATATGCACTGGACGGATATGACCTGGATGTAGTGGACTATTTGCTAAAACCTATCACTTTCAATCGATTCATCAACGCAATAGACCGTTACCTGAGACGTATAGCAGTGGTCAATCCGGTTGAATCCGTAGCCAGTCAGTCATTTTTGCATGTACGTGCTGCGGGTAAAATCCACCGTTTGCCCTTAGATCAGATTCTGTTCATTGAAAGTGTTAAGGATTATTTAGTCTTTCACATGCCCGATCATACCATCACGGCCAAGTACAAAATTGGGGCCATGGAATCAGAAATAAAGAGTAGGTCTTTTTTACGGGTACATCGATCGTTTATCATCAACACCGATAAGATCAGTTCTTATACCGCCAGCGAGATTCAACTGGGGAAAATCGAGATTCCGATTGGGGCAAGCTATAAGGAATACGTGTATAAATTACTGGAAAGTAGCAAGCTTAATTCTTAG
- a CDS encoding sensor histidine kinase, with product MSLLDKIIAYSSSHRLLSHIVFWLLVAVIFLNRYDIEEFEELDKILYRHCYYITVTMIASYFVAYLIIPQLLNPDRYYMIPLLFLAGSYLISVLSRIAVIYLVEPLIRTPPFKQESIGEIMTDIPKLVMHYFALSFSMAWIFAFAKLMKDQYIGQKRRLVLEKEKAQAELYALKAQLNPHFLFNTLNNIYSLSLINSPVTSQSIADLSGILDHVLYRCNQPFVPISGEINLIKNYLALEKLRYDERLRINFTHYIDQDARITPLILLSLVENAFKHGTSDDLENPVIDIALDLSDQIFRFKITNDFVAEPGQTYGDRIGLANIRKQLTLVYKDDHSLLVSAEHNHFDVTLQINLRNYC from the coding sequence ATGTCGCTACTGGATAAAATCATTGCGTATAGTTCGTCGCACCGATTGCTGAGCCATATCGTATTCTGGCTGTTAGTTGCTGTTATCTTCCTCAATCGTTACGATATCGAGGAGTTTGAGGAGCTTGATAAAATTCTTTATCGGCATTGTTACTACATAACGGTTACCATGATTGCCTCCTATTTCGTAGCCTATCTTATCATTCCTCAGTTACTTAATCCGGATCGTTATTACATGATCCCTCTTTTATTCCTTGCGGGAAGCTATCTAATTTCAGTACTATCCCGGATAGCCGTCATTTATTTAGTCGAACCGTTGATTAGGACACCTCCTTTTAAGCAGGAATCTATCGGGGAGATTATGACGGATATTCCGAAGCTGGTTATGCATTATTTCGCATTGTCTTTTTCCATGGCCTGGATTTTCGCTTTTGCCAAGTTAATGAAGGATCAGTACATCGGGCAAAAGCGACGTTTAGTGTTAGAAAAGGAAAAAGCTCAGGCCGAATTATACGCCTTGAAAGCACAGCTTAATCCTCATTTTCTTTTCAATACGCTTAATAATATTTATTCCTTATCTCTGATTAATTCGCCCGTAACTTCTCAATCCATTGCAGACCTTTCCGGAATACTAGATCATGTACTGTATCGCTGCAATCAGCCATTTGTACCCATTTCCGGAGAGATTAATCTTATTAAAAATTACCTTGCTCTGGAAAAATTAAGGTATGATGAGCGGCTTCGGATCAACTTTACTCATTATATCGACCAAGATGCCCGTATTACACCGCTGATCCTGTTATCTCTGGTTGAAAATGCATTTAAGCATGGCACAAGCGATGACCTAGAAAATCCGGTAATTGATATTGCACTTGATCTCAGCGATCAAATCTTTCGTTTCAAAATTACCAATGATTTTGTAGCGGAGCCGGGCCAAACTTACGGTGATCGAATTGGACTGGCGAATATTCGGAAGCAGTTGACGTTAGTCTATAAGGATGACCATAGCCTGCTGGTTTCAGCCGAGCATAATCACTTCGACGTTACGCTACAAATCAATTTGAGGAACTATTGCTAA
- a CDS encoding serine hydrolase domain-containing protein: protein MKSFRLILSSVLFLLSFVPGTGQISSSPWTAHELDSLLEKKRKESGTVGLAAAIIIHRKVVWMKGYGYADLEKKTPFTPHTVINLASISKTFTGVCMMKAIEDKKLSLDEDINTYLPFKVINPYYPTQKITLRNLGTHTSGITDRTPIYDSTYFYGGDHPTPLGEFLKSYFDPQGKFYAKENFLNHKPGSYREYSNIAAALAGYIVEQAVGMPLNEYSKRWIFKPLRMKQTAWFLREIDPASHSKLYDNQTDTLKLIPWYGEATYPDGGVRSSVADLSQFFIALLGDGSYQGKRILQKTSVETMQRYQFTPENKPVNVDLSRLNSGIFWATKDKATKIGHGGTDPGVKTEMLADLTKDVAVILFSNTTLTDKALFKYYFGIYEDLWTYAYALKEKQRR, encoded by the coding sequence ATGAAGTCCTTTCGATTGATCCTCAGCTCAGTACTTTTTCTGCTGTCTTTTGTGCCCGGAACGGGCCAAATTTCAAGTTCTCCATGGACGGCTCATGAGTTGGATTCACTGCTCGAAAAAAAGAGAAAGGAATCCGGGACAGTTGGTCTGGCTGCTGCCATCATCATTCACAGAAAAGTAGTATGGATGAAGGGCTATGGATATGCCGATCTTGAAAAAAAGACACCTTTTACGCCGCATACGGTTATTAACCTCGCTTCGATCAGCAAAACGTTCACCGGCGTTTGTATGATGAAGGCAATCGAAGATAAAAAGCTGTCTTTAGATGAGGATATTAATACTTATCTGCCTTTCAAAGTTATTAATCCTTATTATCCTACGCAGAAGATTACGCTCCGCAACCTGGGTACGCATACGTCAGGTATTACCGACCGAACACCCATTTACGACAGTACGTATTTCTACGGAGGAGATCACCCTACCCCACTGGGAGAATTTTTGAAAAGCTATTTTGATCCTCAGGGGAAGTTTTACGCGAAAGAAAACTTCTTGAACCATAAGCCGGGCTCTTACCGGGAATATTCCAATATAGCCGCTGCCCTAGCGGGCTATATCGTAGAGCAGGCCGTAGGGATGCCTTTGAATGAATACAGCAAACGGTGGATTTTCAAGCCCTTACGAATGAAACAGACCGCTTGGTTTCTTCGGGAAATCGATCCGGCCAGCCATTCCAAGCTGTACGATAACCAGACGGATACGTTAAAATTAATTCCCTGGTACGGGGAAGCTACGTATCCTGACGGGGGTGTCCGGAGTTCGGTAGCGGATTTGTCCCAATTTTTCATTGCCCTCTTGGGCGACGGCTCCTATCAGGGTAAACGAATCCTGCAAAAAACGAGCGTTGAGACCATGCAACGCTACCAGTTTACGCCGGAAAACAAGCCCGTTAATGTGGACCTGAGTAGACTGAATTCCGGAATATTCTGGGCTACCAAAGATAAAGCCACAAAAATTGGCCACGGCGGTACGGATCCCGGTGTAAAAACAGAAATGCTGGCGGATTTGACCAAAGATGTAGCCGTCATTCTCTTTAGCAATACCACGCTGACGGACAAAGCTCTTTTCAAGTACTACTTCGGAATCTACGAGGATCTTTGGACCTATGCCTACGCGTTAAAAGAAAAACAAAGACGATAA
- the bla gene encoding class A beta-lactamase, subclass A2, which yields MRIPFLLVFGLFFTLSQLQAQVKPLQTQIEQLLQGKKATVGVGIYDFNTKQTVFLNGDTHLPMQSVYKFHVALTVLKEVDKGRFKLDQKMHVKKSDIVPGLHSPMGEDHPNADIDLPLSEIIRYMVAESDGSACDYLFRLLGGPTNVNTFIHQLGIKEVAIRETEETMQAKGNWDVQYTNWTTPAAMLDLLKLFYQQKILSKGSHDFLWKVMTGTVTGENRLKKLLPAGTLVTHKTGTSGTNKEGMMGAVNDVGFIALPNGKHIAISVFVANSTEGIDKNEQIIADIAKLAYDHFAKSK from the coding sequence ATGCGAATCCCCTTCTTACTAGTTTTTGGCTTATTCTTTACGCTGTCACAACTGCAGGCCCAGGTAAAGCCCTTGCAGACCCAAATTGAACAACTCCTCCAAGGCAAAAAAGCAACCGTTGGGGTGGGTATCTACGATTTTAATACCAAGCAGACCGTATTCCTCAATGGCGATACACACTTGCCGATGCAGAGTGTGTATAAGTTTCATGTGGCGTTAACTGTACTCAAGGAAGTCGATAAAGGACGGTTCAAACTTGATCAAAAGATGCACGTGAAAAAGAGTGACATCGTACCCGGTTTGCACAGTCCGATGGGAGAAGATCATCCGAACGCTGATATAGATCTGCCCTTGTCTGAGATCATCCGCTATATGGTCGCTGAGAGCGACGGCAGTGCCTGCGATTACCTCTTTAGGCTGCTGGGTGGCCCTACGAACGTCAATACCTTTATTCACCAGTTGGGTATTAAAGAAGTGGCTATTCGAGAGACAGAAGAAACCATGCAGGCGAAGGGAAACTGGGACGTTCAGTATACCAACTGGACCACACCGGCGGCGATGCTCGATCTACTGAAGTTATTTTATCAGCAAAAAATTCTTTCGAAGGGTAGTCATGATTTCTTATGGAAAGTAATGACCGGAACGGTTACGGGTGAAAATCGACTCAAGAAATTACTGCCTGCGGGTACCTTAGTGACTCACAAGACGGGCACCTCGGGTACGAACAAGGAAGGAATGATGGGTGCGGTTAATGATGTCGGCTTTATTGCCTTACCCAACGGCAAACACATCGCCATTAGTGTATTCGTAGCGAACTCAACGGAAGGCATTGACAAAAATGAACAAATCATAGCTGACATTGCTAAGTTGGCCTATGATCATTTTGCTAAATCGAAGTAG
- a CDS encoding VOC family protein produces MNQRIAHLTLVVRDYDEAIDFYTRKLGFTLLEDTKLSETKRWVIVAPKGDGSCALLLAKADGTTQESRIGNQTGGRVFLFLYTDDFERDYRAFQQAGIRFIRPPKEENYGKVAVFEDVYGNRWDLLEPKQTSLK; encoded by the coding sequence ATGAACCAACGCATTGCTCACCTGACACTAGTGGTCCGCGATTACGATGAGGCCATTGACTTTTACACGCGTAAGCTAGGCTTCACCTTACTGGAAGATACGAAGCTAAGCGAGACCAAACGCTGGGTGATTGTAGCTCCCAAAGGCGATGGTTCCTGTGCTCTACTGCTAGCCAAAGCAGACGGTACCACTCAGGAAAGCCGTATTGGCAATCAAACCGGGGGACGCGTGTTTCTCTTCCTCTACACGGATGATTTCGAAAGGGATTATCGGGCATTCCAGCAAGCGGGTATCCGGTTCATTAGGCCCCCGAAAGAGGAAAATTACGGCAAGGTTGCTGTTTTTGAAGATGTATACGGCAACCGCTGGGATCTGCTTGAACCCAAGCAAACAAGCCTCAAATGA
- a CDS encoding NAD(P)H-binding protein has product MKILLLGATDRTGREVLRQILDAGIWVNVVVRKQRKLKLIHSTLIVFESEVLDPEVLRNAMQGCDAVLSTLNISRYSDFPWSSLRTLRLSYLTPFKRFLRLRLT; this is encoded by the coding sequence ATGAAAATATTACTACTAGGAGCCACTGATCGAACCGGGAGAGAAGTCCTTAGACAAATTCTGGACGCAGGAATTTGGGTCAATGTGGTGGTGAGGAAGCAACGAAAATTAAAGCTGATTCATTCTACTCTTATCGTATTTGAAAGTGAAGTTCTTGATCCGGAAGTTCTTAGGAATGCGATGCAAGGTTGTGACGCTGTACTAAGTACCCTTAATATTTCAAGATACTCTGACTTTCCCTGGAGTTCTTTGCGAACCCTGAGACTTTCTTATCTAACACCCTTCAAAAGGTTCTTACGATTGCGGCTGACTTAA
- a CDS encoding acyltransferase family protein yields MPSDSTSLSVGKIPSKIYYLDYDKILLTALVILHHIAITYGAPGGWYYQQPTTQVWAKVGLALFVATNQSFFMGLFFLLSSYFIEPSYQRKGAQKFVLDRLKRLGIPLVFYSLLLSPVMNFLVYRYGHHQQATFLQFIAGYDNWIDPGVLWFVAALLLFNVMYVLFRLRFSLQYTRKLPSGIHILWFAVSVGLISFIVRLVFPVGWVLSPVGFQLCYFPQYVALFVVGIVAQQNQWLDQLSPRTGKQFFRIALVGIVIVFPLLFVVTTKLGLSMSNFNGGFNEQSLVLCLWEQITGLSMCVALLSYSKYHWNVKSTFLNMLARSTYSTYILHPLVVIVLSLLFAEIPMEPVMKLLIVAPLAIIGSFSIGRLALKLPAAQTIL; encoded by the coding sequence ATGCCATCAGATTCTACTTCACTATCGGTAGGGAAGATTCCGTCAAAAATTTATTACCTGGATTACGACAAGATACTTCTAACGGCCCTAGTCATTCTGCACCATATTGCCATTACCTATGGTGCTCCTGGCGGGTGGTATTACCAGCAGCCGACTACTCAGGTTTGGGCCAAAGTGGGACTGGCCCTATTTGTCGCTACGAACCAATCCTTTTTCATGGGTCTATTCTTTCTGCTTTCTTCCTACTTTATTGAACCCTCTTACCAAAGGAAAGGAGCCCAAAAGTTTGTGTTGGATCGCCTGAAGCGTTTAGGTATTCCTTTGGTTTTCTATTCGCTTCTTCTTTCGCCGGTGATGAATTTTCTCGTGTATCGTTACGGGCACCATCAGCAGGCCACGTTTCTCCAGTTTATAGCAGGTTATGATAATTGGATCGATCCGGGTGTATTGTGGTTTGTGGCTGCTTTGCTACTGTTTAATGTGATGTATGTCTTGTTTCGACTTCGGTTCTCGCTGCAGTACACGAGGAAGCTACCTTCTGGAATACACATTCTTTGGTTTGCTGTCAGTGTGGGCTTGATCAGTTTCATCGTTCGGTTAGTCTTTCCTGTGGGCTGGGTACTCAGCCCCGTTGGCTTTCAGCTTTGTTACTTCCCGCAATATGTGGCCTTATTTGTAGTAGGTATCGTAGCTCAACAGAACCAATGGTTAGATCAGCTCTCACCCCGAACCGGGAAGCAATTCTTTAGAATAGCCCTGGTAGGTATTGTCATTGTTTTTCCTTTGCTATTTGTCGTGACTACGAAACTAGGCTTGTCAATGTCCAACTTTAACGGTGGATTTAACGAACAATCATTAGTGTTATGTTTATGGGAACAGATCACCGGGCTTTCCATGTGCGTAGCTCTATTAAGTTATAGCAAGTACCATTGGAATGTAAAGAGTACTTTCTTAAACATGCTCGCTCGTAGTACCTATAGTACGTATATTTTGCATCCCCTCGTTGTCATTGTATTGTCCCTGCTATTTGCTGAAATTCCTATGGAGCCCGTAATGAAGCTTTTGATTGTAGCTCCGCTAGCTATTATAGGCTCTTTTTCAATAGGAAGGCTGGCTTTAAAACTACCTGCTGCACAGACGATCTTATAA